The Sorangiineae bacterium MSr11367 genome window below encodes:
- a CDS encoding iron ABC transporter permease produces the protein MRLALVYGVLAVALVGLVLASLLVGAGNLDDATLRTTLLTLRASRLGAALLVGSALAVAGLVIQGLFRNPLADASVLGTSAGATLGGSAAVLGLEVLLSGRGPRGVSPDAVLPVGCLLGALVALGIILALLRRAGDLLSIILTGFLLSSLFLSLESLVTSLAQERWELGRAVVAFTLGGLSATGPLHLALAAPLVVAGIGAAWFWAKPLDLLLSGDEEATSLGVNVAEVRRYCVLWIAVLTAGAVSLGGNLAFVGLLVPHALRPLLGVEHRRLVPVTALAGAVFVAACDLLARSLPARGEIPLGVLTGLLGAPAFLAILARLQKGAPHA, from the coding sequence GTGAGGCTCGCCCTCGTATACGGCGTGCTGGCCGTCGCGCTCGTGGGGCTCGTTCTGGCCTCGCTTCTCGTGGGCGCGGGCAACCTCGACGACGCCACGCTTCGTACGACCTTGCTCACCCTTCGTGCATCGCGACTCGGGGCGGCTCTCCTCGTGGGTTCAGCGCTCGCCGTGGCGGGGTTGGTCATCCAGGGGCTGTTTCGCAATCCCTTGGCGGATGCATCGGTGCTGGGCACGTCGGCCGGGGCCACCCTTGGAGGAAGCGCCGCGGTGCTCGGCCTCGAGGTGCTCTTGTCCGGGCGCGGTCCGCGCGGCGTCTCGCCCGATGCGGTGCTCCCCGTGGGGTGCCTGCTCGGCGCGCTCGTGGCGCTGGGCATCATCCTCGCGCTCCTGCGGCGGGCCGGCGATCTGCTGTCGATCATCCTCACCGGTTTTCTCCTGTCGTCGCTTTTTCTCAGCCTGGAAAGCCTGGTCACCAGCCTCGCGCAGGAGCGCTGGGAGCTCGGGCGCGCCGTCGTGGCGTTCACCTTGGGCGGCCTCAGTGCCACGGGGCCGCTGCACCTGGCGCTCGCCGCGCCGTTGGTCGTCGCGGGCATCGGGGCAGCATGGTTCTGGGCGAAGCCGCTCGATCTGCTCCTCTCGGGCGACGAGGAAGCGACGTCGCTGGGCGTGAACGTCGCCGAGGTGCGCCGCTATTGCGTGCTCTGGATCGCGGTGCTCACCGCCGGCGCGGTTTCTCTGGGCGGGAATCTCGCCTTCGTGGGGTTGCTCGTGCCGCACGCGTTGCGGCCGCTCCTCGGCGTGGAGCATCGCCGGCTGGTGCCGGTCACCGCCCTCGCGGGCGCCGTCTTCGTGGCCGCGTGCGATCTGCTCGCGCGATCCCTTCCCGCCCGCGGGGAGATCCCCCTGGGCGTGCTCACCGGGCTGCTGGGCGCGCCCGCGTTCCTGGCGATCCTCGCGCGCCTGCAAAAGGGGGCGCCGCATGCCTGA
- a CDS encoding Ig-like domain-containing protein, giving the protein MNRLGFLCASIVILASSSASAASLSTTTTLTSSNPSSVHGEEVVLAVHVETSDGKEPSGVIKIHDGPSNVYTATYPAEHEFHVSTFTTRRHELVAEFVGNAEATASRSTVLEQVINKADTITTVVLDANPATANRDEGLLVFVQPVAPGRGFVSGDVLVQGGANPPEVKPYPDSWPYGRFPVRRPNSPGSYPVAANYVGSDDFNPSTATVVQNVVEGGTTLSVEHVLASRAQYVSLAARIVASAGTLSGTVRFSEEGRLLFEGPPNPSGLVWHSVSDGFAPGTHRISVEYVGDSTHGSLSTTLFVEVMNDREPGSGVGHQPARTSYGESVRLRTGESILQVPQGTYEYFDGEQLLGTSYSFQRPVPGTHVAVMWGEYPTCVLSPGMHSLRARYRNHDGGVQPMVPWVFLDHEVLGGDSDAGPYTGACKSPDAGSGETPLDAGPDGAPDAAPPGPGNPSTPSEAESSGCQSSTGTVPMGGVTLTFAVLAGGLVLRKKRRASKASA; this is encoded by the coding sequence TTGAACCGACTTGGCTTTCTTTGCGCGTCCATTGTCATTCTTGCTTCCAGTTCTGCTTCGGCGGCGTCTCTCTCGACCACCACCACCCTGACATCGTCGAACCCCTCGTCCGTTCACGGCGAAGAGGTCGTTCTCGCGGTGCACGTGGAAACGTCGGATGGCAAAGAGCCGTCGGGGGTCATCAAAATACACGATGGCCCCTCCAACGTGTACACGGCCACATATCCCGCCGAGCACGAGTTTCACGTGTCGACGTTCACGACGCGACGTCACGAGCTCGTTGCGGAGTTCGTTGGCAACGCGGAGGCCACAGCCTCTCGCTCCACCGTTCTCGAACAGGTGATCAACAAAGCCGATACGATCACAACCGTCGTACTGGATGCCAACCCCGCAACCGCAAATCGGGACGAGGGCCTTTTGGTCTTCGTCCAGCCGGTAGCCCCCGGGCGCGGATTCGTTTCCGGGGACGTTTTGGTTCAAGGAGGCGCCAATCCGCCGGAGGTCAAGCCATACCCCGACTCGTGGCCCTATGGTCGCTTTCCCGTACGTCGTCCAAACTCACCAGGATCGTACCCCGTCGCGGCGAATTACGTTGGCTCGGACGATTTCAATCCGAGCACGGCAACGGTCGTTCAGAACGTCGTCGAAGGCGGAACGACCCTTTCCGTTGAACACGTCTTGGCCTCGCGTGCGCAATACGTGTCACTCGCGGCCCGTATCGTGGCGTCTGCGGGCACCTTGTCGGGGACCGTTCGATTCAGCGAAGAAGGTCGTCTCTTGTTCGAGGGGCCACCCAATCCCTCCGGGCTCGTCTGGCACAGTGTATCTGATGGGTTCGCACCTGGCACCCATCGCATTTCCGTCGAGTACGTTGGCGACAGCACCCATGGCTCCTTGTCGACCACTCTCTTCGTCGAAGTCATGAATGACAGGGAGCCCGGTTCCGGTGTGGGTCATCAGCCTGCCCGTACCTCGTATGGCGAGTCCGTTAGACTCCGGACCGGCGAGTCGATTTTGCAGGTACCGCAGGGAACGTACGAGTACTTCGATGGCGAGCAACTCCTTGGAACCAGCTATTCCTTTCAACGGCCCGTGCCTGGAACCCACGTAGCCGTCATGTGGGGTGAGTATCCGACGTGCGTTCTCTCGCCCGGTATGCATTCGCTCAGGGCACGGTATCGAAATCACGACGGAGGCGTGCAGCCCATGGTGCCTTGGGTCTTTCTCGATCACGAGGTGCTAGGTGGAGATTCCGATGCAGGGCCCTACACCGGCGCGTGCAAAAGCCCTGACGCGGGCTCCGGCGAGACACCGCTGGACGCTGGCCCGGACGGCGCGCCCGACGCTGCGCCACCTGGTCCGGGCAATCCGAGCACACCGTCGGAGGCCGAGTCATCCGGATGCCAGAGTTCGACGGGTACCGTTCCGATGGGGGGCGTAACGTTGACGTTCGCCGTTCTCGCCGGCGGCCTCGTCCTGCGAAAGAAGCGGCGCGCTTCAAAAGCTTCCGCGTAG
- a CDS encoding TonB-dependent receptor, producing MAALSMGAALGSMPAYAEEPVAEVHVTGDAVRDPIAPKDRSVASSVVPRERLAGPGLEAQDVLRTQPGVAVSESGGFGAPATAAIRGATAAATPVYLAGVRLNDDVAGTADLSMVPLWLIDRIEIYRGNAPLEADRLAPGGAIFFEPRRPQSNQGGFGYYAGSWGTSKAWVHQALHAGSVQALVGVSADHATNRYPFVDDHGTLLNGSEGTSATRENADQRTLEGWGLARVDLGKGAYVDVLANGIRREQGVATLAVLQSRRARGRTERALGAIALHVPLDARDRYALDARTSFLVGSTSYDDPLRELSLQTTKLDIVGRRIEQSVAARLELGDRFTLRPMVNVAHERIERDPDDVPIGRAHREFGRLALGAEARLLPGVTLRALGSGECHHTGATDATCDVLEPTGRVGVQLGDGRVRMLANLGRYVRVPTLGEVYGVNSTVHGNPNLRPEDGYTADLGVRIQTKRGVFLEGAFLDAFVFAHSVDGLIAYQRAGQGYVVPYNVGRARVLGAELLGGVALTKIVRAEVAATFMDPRDTSPERTTVNDILPFRSRLIAVPRLRADWKGANQKGPSAIGGEARAVYQASRYADPAGLGVIDEQVSFDLEAYVAWFDGVLTTRARVADLFDARRTDIIGYPLPGRSAYFGVEASW from the coding sequence ATGGCGGCGCTCTCGATGGGCGCGGCGCTGGGCTCCATGCCCGCGTATGCCGAAGAGCCTGTCGCCGAAGTGCACGTGACCGGTGATGCCGTGCGTGATCCCATCGCGCCAAAAGACCGCAGCGTCGCCAGCTCGGTCGTACCGCGCGAGCGGCTCGCCGGACCGGGCCTCGAGGCGCAGGACGTACTGCGCACGCAACCCGGCGTGGCCGTCAGCGAGTCCGGCGGCTTTGGTGCGCCCGCCACCGCCGCCATCCGAGGCGCCACGGCCGCCGCCACGCCCGTGTACCTCGCTGGCGTTCGCCTGAACGATGACGTGGCCGGCACCGCCGACCTGTCCATGGTGCCACTCTGGCTGATCGATCGCATCGAGATCTACCGCGGCAACGCCCCGCTCGAAGCCGATCGGCTCGCGCCCGGCGGGGCCATTTTTTTCGAGCCTCGGCGGCCTCAATCGAACCAAGGCGGCTTTGGCTATTACGCCGGCTCCTGGGGCACGAGCAAAGCGTGGGTGCATCAAGCGCTCCACGCCGGGTCGGTGCAGGCACTGGTCGGGGTGAGCGCGGATCATGCCACGAACCGCTACCCCTTCGTCGATGACCACGGCACGCTGTTGAATGGAAGCGAGGGAACCTCCGCGACCCGCGAGAACGCGGACCAGCGCACCCTCGAAGGCTGGGGCCTCGCCCGCGTGGACCTCGGCAAGGGCGCCTATGTCGACGTGCTTGCCAACGGCATCCGCCGCGAGCAAGGCGTGGCCACCCTCGCCGTGCTCCAATCGAGGCGCGCGCGCGGTCGCACCGAGCGTGCCCTCGGGGCCATCGCCCTGCATGTGCCGCTCGATGCGCGCGATCGCTACGCGCTCGATGCGCGCACCTCGTTTCTCGTCGGCTCCACCTCGTACGACGACCCGTTGCGCGAGCTCTCGTTGCAAACCACGAAGCTCGACATCGTCGGCCGCCGCATCGAGCAGTCCGTCGCCGCGCGGCTCGAGCTCGGCGACCGCTTCACCCTTCGTCCCATGGTGAACGTCGCGCACGAGCGCATCGAACGCGATCCCGACGATGTGCCCATCGGCCGCGCGCACCGCGAATTCGGCCGACTCGCGCTCGGTGCGGAGGCGCGCCTCCTCCCCGGCGTCACCCTGCGCGCGCTCGGCAGCGGTGAGTGCCACCACACCGGTGCGACCGATGCCACGTGCGACGTGCTCGAGCCCACCGGCCGCGTGGGGGTGCAGCTCGGCGATGGGCGGGTGCGCATGCTCGCCAACCTGGGGCGCTACGTGCGCGTGCCGACCTTGGGCGAAGTTTACGGCGTAAACAGCACGGTGCACGGCAACCCGAACCTCCGGCCCGAAGACGGCTACACGGCGGATTTGGGGGTGCGCATCCAAACGAAGCGCGGCGTCTTCCTCGAGGGCGCGTTTCTCGATGCCTTCGTCTTCGCGCACTCGGTGGACGGGCTCATCGCCTACCAGCGCGCCGGCCAGGGCTACGTCGTTCCGTACAACGTCGGCCGCGCGCGCGTGCTCGGCGCGGAGCTTCTCGGCGGTGTTGCGCTCACCAAGATCGTGCGCGCCGAGGTGGCCGCCACCTTCATGGATCCCCGCGACACCTCGCCGGAGCGGACCACGGTGAACGACATTTTGCCATTCCGCTCGCGGCTCATCGCGGTGCCGCGCCTTCGCGCGGATTGGAAGGGCGCGAACCAAAAGGGGCCGAGCGCCATCGGGGGCGAAGCGCGCGCCGTCTACCAGGCGAGCCGCTACGCCGATCCTGCGGGGCTCGGGGTCATCGACGAACAGGTGTCCTTCGATCTGGAGGCGTACGTCGCATGGTTCGACGGCGTGCTCACCACGCGCGCCCGCGTGGCCGATCTCTTCGATGCGCGGCGCACGGACATCATCGGTTATCCGCTCCCCGGACGGAGCGCGTATTTCGGCGTGGAGGCCTCATGGTGA
- a CDS encoding ABC transporter ATP-binding protein, with protein MPDALRVSDLRIVRGARTVVDGVTFAAQAGRILGVLGPNGAGKSSLVKAIAGILPYEGDVALEGTSAAQLDRAGRARRMAYVPQQSELRSPLSVREVVAHGRYAHHVGRVRGTDGDRAAIERALHLGEAASLAHRAFTALSQGERQRVLLARALATEARLLLLDEPTAALDVGHALRLYRLLRTLAKAGYAILAVLHPLEEALDWTDDAILLEQGRIVLSGKTRDVIRAGSLERVYGVNLVPNGALGFRLPNEEPS; from the coding sequence ATGCCTGACGCCTTGCGCGTGTCGGATCTCCGCATCGTACGCGGCGCGCGCACCGTGGTGGACGGCGTGACCTTCGCCGCGCAGGCGGGGCGCATCCTCGGCGTGCTCGGGCCGAACGGCGCAGGCAAGTCGTCGCTGGTCAAGGCCATCGCCGGCATTTTGCCCTACGAGGGCGACGTCGCCCTCGAGGGGACCTCCGCCGCGCAACTCGATCGGGCCGGGCGGGCGCGGCGCATGGCGTACGTGCCGCAGCAGTCGGAACTGCGCTCGCCCCTCTCGGTGCGCGAGGTCGTCGCCCACGGTCGCTACGCGCACCACGTGGGCCGCGTGCGTGGAACCGACGGCGATCGCGCGGCCATCGAGCGGGCGCTCCACTTGGGAGAGGCGGCATCGCTCGCCCATCGAGCCTTCACCGCGCTCTCGCAGGGCGAGCGGCAGCGTGTACTCCTCGCACGCGCCCTGGCCACGGAGGCGCGGCTTCTCCTTCTCGACGAGCCCACCGCCGCCCTCGACGTGGGGCATGCGCTGCGCCTCTATCGCTTGCTGCGCACGCTCGCGAAGGCCGGCTACGCCATCCTCGCCGTGCTGCATCCGCTGGAGGAAGCCCTCGACTGGACCGACGACGCCATCCTGCTGGAGCAAGGACGCATCGTTCTCTCGGGCAAAACCCGCGACGTCATCCGTGCGGGCTCACTCGAACGCGTCTACGGCGTGAACCTCGTGCCCAACGGCGCCCTTGGTTTCCGCCTGCCCAACGAGGAGCCGTCATGA
- a CDS encoding RraA family protein, protein MSDYQLFQTLSPTDFANVVTRECVMDMAIRPLWAGMPRVAGPAYTVRCEPGDNLMLHAAIYRAPPGSVVVVDAGGDTNYAVAGGNVCAIAQKHGIAAFVVDGVIRDLAEVRECGFPVFARGVIPIPGIKDKLAPLNAPVRCGGVHVAPGDVVVADEEGIVVIPLGEADSILAAAQKGAAKEASETLEAWEAAHRTRVEAILRSKGFAG, encoded by the coding sequence ATGAGCGACTACCAGCTGTTCCAAACGCTGTCCCCCACGGATTTCGCCAATGTGGTGACCCGCGAGTGCGTCATGGATATGGCCATCCGTCCCTTGTGGGCGGGGATGCCGCGCGTGGCCGGTCCCGCGTACACGGTCCGGTGCGAGCCGGGCGACAACTTGATGCTGCACGCTGCCATTTACCGCGCCCCGCCGGGCTCGGTGGTGGTGGTCGACGCGGGCGGTGACACGAACTACGCCGTGGCCGGAGGAAACGTCTGCGCCATTGCCCAAAAGCACGGGATTGCCGCCTTCGTCGTGGACGGAGTCATCCGCGACCTCGCCGAGGTGCGGGAATGTGGCTTTCCCGTTTTCGCCCGCGGCGTCATCCCCATTCCCGGGATCAAAGACAAGCTCGCTCCCCTCAACGCACCCGTGCGATGCGGCGGCGTGCATGTGGCCCCTGGCGATGTGGTGGTCGCCGACGAAGAGGGCATCGTCGTCATCCCCCTCGGCGAAGCCGACTCCATTCTCGCCGCCGCCCAAAAGGGTGCCGCCAAAGAGGCCAGCGAAACGTTGGAGGCGTGGGAAGCCGCCCACCGCACCCGCGTGGAGGCGATTTTGCGCAGCAAAGGCTTCGCGGGCTAA
- a CDS encoding ABC transporter substrate-binding protein: MRAVTTWNVAAFVAALALSTSAAWKPHHDTAATPETHAAETATTWTDHGGTALPRAHYARIASASLLTDHLLLALCEPERIVAFTQYSANEHARGFRFQGKATIAATNDIEAILALHPDLLLVSSLGDPRPVARLREAGLAVYDLGEMHGMSTFVPNIREVAAIVGAPERGERLVESFVASMKAVAADVPPASRKRGMYLAVYGGRFFGGATGTSYHDVISAAGLLDAASSYRDWPDYSSEQVLALDPDVILTNDDMRLRICEHAGLEGLRACASPGGIVELDRDLLVDPGLGMLEAAQRARRAVYGDGAATVTMGAP; encoded by the coding sequence ATGAGGGCGGTCACCACCTGGAACGTGGCGGCCTTCGTCGCCGCGCTCGCGCTCTCCACGTCGGCCGCGTGGAAGCCGCACCACGATACCGCGGCCACGCCCGAGACGCACGCCGCCGAGACCGCGACGACGTGGACCGATCATGGCGGCACCGCGTTGCCGCGGGCGCACTATGCGCGCATCGCCTCGGCGAGCTTGCTGACCGACCACCTCCTCTTGGCGCTGTGCGAACCGGAGCGCATCGTCGCGTTCACGCAGTACAGCGCCAACGAGCATGCCCGTGGCTTTCGCTTCCAGGGCAAGGCGACCATCGCCGCGACGAACGACATCGAGGCCATCCTGGCACTCCACCCGGACTTGCTCTTGGTGAGCAGCCTCGGCGATCCGCGCCCGGTCGCACGCCTGCGCGAGGCGGGGCTCGCGGTCTACGATTTGGGCGAGATGCACGGGATGTCCACCTTCGTGCCGAACATCCGCGAGGTGGCGGCCATCGTCGGGGCACCGGAGCGCGGCGAACGACTCGTGGAGTCGTTCGTCGCCTCGATGAAAGCCGTCGCCGCCGACGTGCCCCCCGCGTCGCGCAAACGCGGAATGTACCTCGCCGTCTATGGCGGTCGCTTCTTCGGCGGCGCCACCGGCACGAGCTACCACGACGTGATCTCCGCCGCCGGCTTGCTCGATGCGGCGTCGTCGTACCGCGACTGGCCGGATTACTCCTCCGAGCAAGTGCTGGCGCTGGATCCGGACGTCATCCTCACCAACGACGACATGCGCCTGCGCATCTGCGAGCACGCGGGCCTCGAGGGACTCCGCGCCTGCGCGTCCCCCGGCGGGATCGTCGAGCTCGATCGGGATCTCCTGGTCGACCCCGGCCTGGGCATGCTCGAAGCGGCACAACGCGCGCGCCGCGCCGTCTACGGTGACGGCGCGGCGACAGTTACGATGGGTGCGCCGTGA
- a CDS encoding glutaminyl-peptide cyclotransferase — MDPVEEQSLAASTTYALFVGTDFTKAELSVVKLAPDSVAGRLPIADQDSVAAANRGYGFVLERAQGKAIVLDGTKPWTASRTLDVNDSPDAGSYASNPRTVVVTAGTKSYVARYATNTVKIIDVATGAASGNIDLSAFLAPGDPDGKVEVQDAVYNPSTGRAYFLLERIDQFDFGPAPDYVGKCLGWRGQIVTVNVATNTVVGAAIDLLGDNPQTVTADFAANRLIVVDTGCRDGNVRRGRGIESVSLANGAKTWLYQTADQDRLSALVWADATHAFVNKGSSWYAWNPTQTALGSALANFPQAPVYDGAGRVVGLQSQGSGGSTTWSVVAWNVATSQLSTIVTHPFQSVVPASPYGVTSALLVR; from the coding sequence ATGGATCCCGTCGAGGAGCAGTCGCTCGCAGCGAGCACGACGTATGCGCTGTTCGTCGGGACGGATTTCACCAAGGCAGAACTCTCCGTGGTGAAATTGGCCCCCGATTCGGTCGCCGGGCGTTTGCCCATTGCCGACCAAGATTCCGTGGCGGCCGCCAACAGAGGATACGGTTTCGTCCTCGAGCGCGCGCAGGGCAAGGCCATCGTGCTCGATGGGACGAAGCCCTGGACGGCCAGCCGCACCCTCGACGTCAACGACTCGCCCGACGCGGGATCCTATGCTTCCAACCCGCGCACCGTGGTCGTCACCGCGGGCACCAAGTCCTATGTTGCGCGATATGCCACGAACACGGTGAAGATCATCGACGTGGCCACCGGTGCCGCATCGGGCAATATCGACCTTTCGGCGTTTCTCGCGCCGGGAGATCCCGACGGCAAAGTGGAAGTGCAGGATGCCGTGTACAATCCGTCCACCGGCCGCGCGTACTTCCTGCTCGAGCGCATCGACCAATTCGATTTCGGCCCGGCGCCCGACTACGTGGGGAAGTGCCTCGGCTGGCGTGGGCAAATCGTCACCGTGAACGTGGCGACGAACACCGTCGTGGGGGCGGCCATCGACCTTTTGGGCGACAATCCGCAAACCGTCACCGCGGATTTCGCGGCCAATCGCCTCATCGTCGTCGACACGGGTTGCCGCGATGGCAACGTGAGGCGCGGGCGCGGCATCGAGTCGGTTTCGCTCGCCAATGGCGCCAAGACGTGGCTCTATCAGACCGCGGATCAAGATCGCCTGTCCGCCCTCGTGTGGGCCGATGCAACGCACGCCTTCGTGAACAAAGGCAGCAGCTGGTACGCGTGGAACCCCACGCAAACCGCGCTCGGGTCGGCGCTCGCGAACTTCCCGCAGGCGCCGGTCTACGACGGCGCGGGGCGCGTCGTCGGGCTCCAGTCGCAGGGAAGCGGCGGCTCCACGACATGGTCGGTGGTCGCGTGGAACGTCGCGACCTCGCAGCTCTCCACCATCGTGACCCATCCGTTCCAGAGCGTGGTTCCGGCATCGCCCTACGGTGTGACCTCGGCGCTGCTCGTTCGCTGA
- a CDS encoding DNA polymerase domain-containing protein: MATNAKNEESEVLSVGGHDVTVTHPSKPYFTKATKLSKLDIVRYYLSVAPGALGGIRGRPIVLKRFVDGAEGEAFYQKRAPEKRPPWVRTVTLAFPSGRTAQEIVVDDAAGLAWVVNLGCLELHPHAVRETAMEHPDELRVDLDPGPGVVWDDVRRVALEVRALLAEHGLVGWPKTSGSRGIHINVRIEPRWSFSDVRRAALALSRAIERRVPALATSKWWKEERHGVFLDYNQNAKDRTTCSAYSVRPVPDARVSTPLEWSEVPDCDPADFTVLTVPARFAERGDPHARMDEFPGSLEPLLELAERDEAAGLGDAPWPPHFRKGDSETTRVAPSRAKGVKAASEGTSKAPRSRAPKMPLLIIAHSPDKEAALAGLERWKAKYPDVVPHLAIDDVLIDAMRGRSSTWTRIRVNLRHVPEDARPPQETPDPDDDPTRAWREATRRKSS, from the coding sequence GTGGCCACCAACGCGAAGAACGAGGAATCGGAGGTGCTCTCGGTGGGCGGGCACGACGTGACCGTCACCCACCCGAGCAAGCCCTACTTCACGAAGGCAACGAAGCTCTCCAAGCTCGACATCGTGCGCTACTACCTGTCGGTGGCGCCCGGCGCCCTGGGCGGCATCCGCGGGCGGCCCATCGTGTTGAAGCGTTTCGTCGACGGCGCCGAGGGGGAGGCGTTCTACCAAAAGCGCGCCCCCGAGAAGAGGCCGCCGTGGGTTCGCACGGTGACCTTGGCCTTTCCCTCCGGGCGCACCGCGCAGGAGATCGTGGTGGACGACGCCGCGGGGCTCGCCTGGGTGGTGAACCTCGGCTGCCTGGAGCTGCACCCGCATGCGGTGCGCGAGACCGCGATGGAGCATCCCGACGAGCTGCGCGTGGATCTCGATCCGGGCCCCGGCGTCGTCTGGGACGACGTGCGCCGGGTGGCGCTGGAGGTGCGGGCGCTGTTGGCGGAGCACGGCCTCGTGGGCTGGCCCAAGACCAGCGGCTCACGTGGGATCCATATCAACGTGCGCATCGAGCCGCGGTGGTCCTTCTCCGACGTGCGGCGCGCCGCGCTGGCGTTGTCCCGTGCCATCGAGCGGCGGGTGCCGGCACTCGCGACGTCGAAGTGGTGGAAGGAGGAGCGCCACGGCGTCTTCCTCGACTACAACCAGAATGCGAAGGACCGAACGACCTGCTCCGCCTATTCGGTGCGCCCGGTACCCGATGCACGCGTGTCGACGCCGCTCGAGTGGAGCGAGGTGCCCGATTGCGATCCGGCCGATTTCACCGTGCTGACGGTGCCGGCACGATTTGCGGAACGCGGCGATCCGCACGCGCGCATGGACGAGTTCCCCGGTTCGCTGGAGCCGCTGTTGGAGCTCGCCGAGCGTGACGAGGCCGCGGGCCTCGGCGACGCCCCATGGCCTCCGCACTTCCGCAAGGGCGACAGCGAGACCACGCGTGTCGCCCCGTCGCGGGCCAAAGGCGTCAAGGCCGCCAGCGAAGGTACGAGCAAGGCGCCGCGCAGCCGAGCGCCCAAGATGCCGCTCCTCATCATCGCGCACTCGCCGGACAAAGAAGCCGCGCTCGCCGGCCTGGAGCGATGGAAGGCGAAGTACCCCGACGTCGTCCCGCACCTCGCCATCGACGACGTCCTCATCGACGCGATGCGCGGCCGCTCCTCCACCTGGACGCGTATCCGCGTCAACCTCCGCCACGTCCCCGAGGACGCGCGCCCGCCGCAGGAGACGCCCGATCCCGACGACGACCCGACCCGCGCCTGGCGCGAAGCCACACGCCGGAAATCGTCTTAG